A stretch of the Solanum dulcamara chromosome 6, daSolDulc1.2, whole genome shotgun sequence genome encodes the following:
- the LOC129892205 gene encoding uncharacterized protein LOC129892205 — MRNSFLFFSLIAFFIAFLQFQVHAAAPAGPLIKHLNSILKWSKSSSKTPQSDGNFLQFEEGYLVETVVEGNELGVVPYKIRVSEDGELFAVDAINSKIVRITPPLSQYSRARLVGGSFQGHTGHVDGKPIDARFKNPKGATMDDKGNIYVADTSNLAIRKIGEAGVTTIAGGKSNVPGYRDGPSEDAQFSSDFDVIYVRPTCSLLVVDRGNAALRQISLSQEDCDYQYSSVSTIDVVMVIGAILIGYTVCMLQQGFGSKTQVHVEVEQQEPSLLKEKPTPVVETVKEDQEAGWPSFGQLLWDLSKLAIEGLGSLFGYIVPLRFRHKSFIRHGLTPLKDSLIMPEDEDEAEPPLVQKQRAPVPASEMKHVPAVGDKVVPEGKPTKIRSSSSKDPNLSTKHRSSRRHEYAEYCRASGEVPSYVHMRSKSQKERTKHRRQDSSVGAAGVEAKPSDQTKTVNYEDPKFAYYSMRNKYGDSFPRYA; from the exons ATGAGaaattcctttttattttttagtttgatAGCTTTTTTTATtgcttttcttcaatttcaggTTCATGCTGCTGCTCCTGCTG GGCCTTTGATTAAGCACTTGAATTCTATACTCAAATGGTCTAAATCTTCTTCTAAAACTCCTCAATCAG ATGGAAATTTTCTTCAATTCGAAGAAGGCTACTTAGTTGAAACTGTTGTAGAAGGAAATGAACTTGGTGTTGTGCCGTATAAGATCCGTGTGTCAGAGGATGGTGAACTGTTTGCTGTTGATGCTATTAATAGCAAAATTGTTCGAATCACTCCCCCGTTATCTCAAT ATAGTAGAGCAAGATTGGTTGGTGGTTCATTTCAAGGTCACACTGGCCATGTGGACGGGAAGCCAATTGATGCTCGTTTCAAAAATCCAAAAGGAGCTACCATGGACGACAAGGGAAACATTTATGTTGCTGATACCTCAAATCTGGCTATTAGGAAGATTGGAGAAGCAG GTGTGACAACAATTGCTGGAGGAAAGTCTAATGTTCCAGGATACAGGGATGGGCCAAGTGAGGATGCACAATTTTCAAGCGACTTTGATGTAATATATGTTAGGCCAACTTGTTCATTACTCGTTGTTGATCGAGGAAATGCTGCTCTTAGGCAAATTTCTCTCAGCCAGGAGGATTGTGACTACCAGTATAGCTCAGTATCAACTATAG ATGTTGTCATGGTTATTGGTGCTATATTAATAGGGTACACTGTGTGCATGCTCCAGCAAGGATTTGGCTCCAAGACG CAAGTACATGTGGAAGTGGAGCAACAGGAACCTTCTTTATTAAAGGAGAAGCCGACCCCTGTTGTTGAAACTGTCAAAGAAGACCAAGAAGCAGGATGGCCTTCATTTGGACAGCTACTCTGGGATTTGTCCAAGCTTGCAATAGAGGGTCTGGGTTCCCTTTTTGGCTATATCGTTCCATTGCGGTTTAGACACAAGAGCTTCATTAGACATGGACTAACTCCATTGAAAGATTCACTGATCATGcctgaagatgaagatgaagctGAGCCCCCGTTAGTCCAAAAGCAGAGGGCTCCAGTGCCTGCTTCCGAGATGAAACATGTCCCAGCTGTCGGTGATAAAGTAGTTCCCGAGGGCAAGCCCACCAAGATTAGGTCCAGTAGTTCAAAAGACCCTAACTTGTCTACCAAGCACAGGTCTTCCAGACGACATGAATATGCAGAATACTGTAGAGCCTCAGGTGAGGTTCCTTCATACGTGCACATGAGGTCTAAAAGCCAGAAGGAGAGAACCAAGCATCGGCGACAAGATTCAAGTGTTGGAGCAGCAGGAGTAGAGGCAAAACCTTCTGATCAAACTAAAACAGTAAACTATGAGGATCCAAAGTTTGCCTATTACAGCATGAGGAACAAGTATGGAGACTCTTTCCCCCGGTACGCATGA
- the LOC129892210 gene encoding uncharacterized protein LOC129892210, whose product MGSCGSSHVKPNRTGKKIIRKPKPWKHPQPITRSQLMQLREEFWDTAPHYGGKKEIWDALRAAAEADLELSQAIVDSAGIIAQNTDMTICYDESGTKYELPKYVLSEPTNMIRFG is encoded by the exons ATGGGTTCTTGTGGATCATCTCATGTCAAGCCCAACA GGACAGGGAAAAAGATAATAAGAAAGCCAAAACCATGGAAGCATCCACAACCAATAACAAGAAGTCAGTTGATGCAGCTGAGGGAAGAGTTTTGGGACACAGCTCCTCACTATGGTGGAAAGAAAG AAATATGGGATGCACTTCGGGCTGCAGCAGAAGCTGATCTAGAACTATCTCAAGCAATTGTGGACAGTGCTGGAATCATTGCCCAAAATACTGACATGACCATTTGCTACGATGAATCAG GTACCAAATATGAACTACCAAAGTACGTTTTGAGCGAGCCAACAAACATGATAAGATTTGGTTGA
- the LOC129892199 gene encoding gamma-glutamyl hydrolase 1-like: MCLHIFSPEFCFDNSSAPYGLSPEKIQANGDLSSFFVMLTTSTDTRNKVYVSTLKAENYPITALQWHPEKSAFEWGSSAIPHSEDAVQVTQFVANYFVSEARKSCNKPEAQKVLDNLIYNYNPTYSGKAGKGYDEVYVFNGPAVNSL; this comes from the exons ATGTGTTTGCACATCTTTAGCCCAGAATTTTGTTTTGATAATTCTAGTGCTCCG TATGGTTTATCACCAGAAAAAATTCAAGCAAATGGTGATCTGTCTAGCTTTTTCGTTATGTTGACTACCAGCACAGACACACGCAACAAG GTCTATGTCTCTACTCTTAAAGCAGAGAACTATCCCATAACTGCTTTACAGTGGCACCCAGAG AAAAGTGCTTTTGAATGGGGTTCATCAGCAATTCCACATTCTGAGGATGCAGTTCAAGTGACTCAATTTGTAGCCAACTATTTTGTCAG TGAAGCAAGAAAGTCTTGTAATAAACCGGAAGCTCAAAAAGTACTAGACAATCTCATCTACAATTACAATCCCACTTATAGTGGAAAGGCAGG GAAGGGTTACGATGAGGTTTACGTTTTCAACGGTCCTGCTGTGAACTCTCTTTAG
- the LOC129892198 gene encoding gamma-glutamyl hydrolase 2-like, with protein MGNYLLISFLLFVYGIISAEAQLFVSQQTLPSSCPAPDPILNYRPIIGIVSHPGDGATGRLSNATNVSYIAASYVKFAEMAGARVIPLIYTEPPQVLNQKLNLVNGIIFTGGWAKDGLYFDVIKGIFQKVLEKNDAGEHFPVLAICLGYELLTMIITNDNNILEEFSAASQASTVQFVENVNIEGTVFGRFPPVLLKKMSIDCLVMQNHHWGVSPERFQANKDLSSFFRVLTTSTDENNKVYVSTVQARHYPIAAFQWHPEKNVFEWGSSRIPHSEDAIQVTTHVANYFISEARKSSNKPMARELLDSLIYNYNPTYGGKAGKGYDEVYLFTPHSALSYLYREEKQSSLIEQ; from the exons ATGGGCAACTACCTGTTAATTTCATTTCTCCTTTTTGTCTATGGGATTATTAGTGCAGAAGCCCAACTCTTTGTTTCCCAGCAAACTCTCCCGTCGAGTTGTCCCGCGCCGGACCCTATACTTAATTACCGGCCGATCATCGGGATCGTGAGTCATCCCGGCGATGGCGCCACGGGCAGACTCAGCAACGCCACTAATGTCTCTTACATTGCAGCTTCCTATGTTAAATTTGCTGAAATGGCTGGTGCTAGAGTCATTCCCCTAATATACACCGAGCCTCCCCAAGTTCTCAATCAA AAGCTTAATCTTGTAAATGGCATTATCTTCACCGGAGGGTGGGCCAAAGATGGTctatattttgatgttattaaagGAATTTTCcag AAAGTTTTGGAGAAGAATGATGCTGGTGAGCACTTCCCTGTACTTGCAATCTGCTTGGGATATGAACTTTTAACAATGATCATCACCAACGACAACAATATTCTTGAGGAATTCAGTGCAGCGAGCCAAGCCTCTACAGTACAGTTTGTGGAAAATGTAAATATTGAAGGAACAGTATTTGGGAG ATTCCCCCCTGTGTTGCTAAAGAAGATGAGTATAGATTGCCTTGTGATGCAAAATCATCAT TGGGGTGTATCACCAGAAAGATTTCAAGCGAATAAAGATTTGAGTAGCTTTTTCAGGGTATTGACAACTAGTACGGATGAAAACAACAAG GTCTATGTCTCTACTGTTCAAGCACGACACTATCCTATAGCTGCTTTCCAATGGCACCCAGAG AAAAATGTTTTCGAATGGGGTTCATCAAGGATTCCACATTCTGAAGATGCAATTCAAGTCACTACACATGTTGCCAACTATTTTATAAG TGAAGCGAGAAAGTCTTCTAACAAGCCAATGGCACGCGAATTGCTTGATAGTCTCATATACAATTACAATCCCACTTATGGTGGGAAGGCAGG GAAGGGTTATGATGAGGTTTATCTCTTCACTCCGCATTCTGCCTTGAGCTATCTGTATAGAGAAGAAAAACAAAGCAGTTTAATTGAGCAATAA
- the LOC129893401 gene encoding BES1/BZR1 homolog protein 4-like: MTSGTRMPTWKERENNKRRERRRRAIAAKIFAGLRMYGNYQLPKHCDNNEVLKSLCNEAGWTVEPDGTTYRKGCKPMERLDFMGGSTSLSPCSSYQPSPFTSNNPSPFTSNNPSPASSSFPSPASSSYAANLNMDGKSLIPWLKNLSSGSSSAYSSKLPNFHIHTGSISAPVTPPFSSPTARTPRIKTDAGWAGFRYPYLPSSTPASPGRQKFIGGECFAGISGPPSPTYSLVSPNPFGFKMEGISHGGSRMCTPGQSGTCSPAIAAGLDHTADVPMVEVMISDEFAFGSNAARMVKPWEGERIHEDCVPDDLELTLGSSKTR; encoded by the exons ATGACGTCGGGAACAAGGATGCCGACGTGGAAGGAGCGGGAGAACAACAAGAGGAGAGAACGACGGCGAAGAGCCATTGCCGCTAAAATATTCGCCGGATTAAGGATGTACGGTAACTATCAACTTCCTAAACACTGCGATAACAATGAGGTATTAAAATCCCTCTGCAATGAAGCCGGCTGGACAGTTGAGCCCGACGGCACCACCTACCGCAAG GGATGTAAACCAATGGAGAGACTGGATTTTATGGGTGGTTCAACATCATTAAGTCCATGTTCATCTTACCAGCCAAGCCCTTTCACTTCCAACAACCCAAGCCCTTTCACTTCCAACAACCCAAGCCCTGCTTCCTCTTCGTTTCCTAGTCCAGCTTCGTCCTCATATGCAGCAAACCTGAACATGGACGGGAAATCCCTCATCCCGTGGCTTAAAAACCTCTCTTCTGGATCCTCATCAGCTTACTCCTCCAAACTCCCTAATTTTCATATTCATACTGGCTCTATCAGTGCTCCAGTGACCCCTCCTTTTAGCTCGCCAACTGCCCGAACCCCTAGGATTAAAACAGATGCCGGATGGGCTGGATTTCGATACCCTTACCTTCCATCATCTACACCAGCTAGCCCTGGTCGTCAGAAATTCATTGGTGGAGAATGTTTTGCTGGAATAAGTGGACCACCTTCTCCAACATATAGTCTTGTTTCGCCAAATCCATTTGGGTTCAAAATGGAGGGTATATCCCATGGTGGATCTCGTATGTGCACTCCTGGACAGAGTGGCACATGTTCACCTGCTATTGCTGCAGGATTGGATCATACTGCTGATGTTCCCATGGTTGAAGTGATGATATCTGATGAGTTTGCATTTGGAAGCAATGCGGCTCGGATGGTGAAGCCGTGGGAAGGGGAGAGGATCCATGAGGATTGTGTTCCGGATGATCTTGAACTTACTCTTGGGAGTTCAAAGACAAG ATAA